From Methanosarcina lacustris Z-7289, one genomic window encodes:
- a CDS encoding response regulator, with amino-acid sequence MKKAKILVVEDQNIVALNIRNKLKNLGYTVPGTASTGEEAIRKAELTNADLVLMDIMLKGDMDGIEAAREIKTRLRIPVLYLTAYTDDETLERAKMTEPAGYISKPFKEEDLHSNIEMALHKHRAEKKESESSTNAK; translated from the coding sequence ATGAAAAAGGCAAAAATTCTGGTTGTTGAAGACCAGAACATCGTCGCTCTAAACATTAGAAACAAGCTCAAAAACCTGGGTTATACTGTACCAGGTACTGCATCCACAGGGGAGGAAGCAATCAGAAAAGCAGAGCTGACGAATGCGGATCTTGTTTTGATGGATATAATGTTGAAAGGAGATATGGATGGAATTGAAGCTGCTCGTGAAATAAAAACTCGCCTTCGAATTCCTGTACTATACCTGACAGCTTATACTGACGATGAAACCCTTGAAAGGGCTAAAATGACAGAACCGGCAGGATATATTTCCAAACCTTTCAAAGAAGAGGACCTGCACAGCAATATTGAGATGGCGCTCCATAAACATAGAGCCGAAAAAAAAGAGAGTGAGAGTTCCACTAATGCTAAATAA
- a CDS encoding PAS domain-containing protein, with product MPEKKKEEGELEPENSIELHEKIIEPFPSGNPNPFLRVEKNGKVLYANSAACFLLEHWGIKEGEELPQSLRHGVRRIISQKTPENLEISTGNTTYALKLYPHSEDEYADIYGFDISYRVRTEDQFRSQHEKLEKLVELRTLEYVEANKKLAQEVTERKKIEKTLQNNVKFLETLLDNIPSPVFQRDLNEIYANCNESFARQIIGLPKKMVIGESFSEFQKRVPKELAEIYYKHDRELLDSGESHYYETRVICADGVIRDFLFHKATYEDSSGEIAGIVGVMLDITSRKEAEKYVRKSEERYRIAAEQTGQLVYDYETESKQIDWAGAIPQLTGYSPEEFRQIGLESWIDHVHPEDRERVWKIHEVCRKNGEKYLEEYRFRRKDGSYFHVEDSGVYLKDDLSRVCRIVGVIKDITERKLASEKLQESEARYRSFMKNFRGIAFQMGPDFTLILIDGNIEETAGYRRKDFISGKVDWYQLVHPADLEKLFENRERLANDSSLIIEHEYRIRHRDGKLRWVREIIQNVSDPAGRKRITQGTVYDISRQKEAEESLTKMEEIRKKEIHHRIKNNLQVISSLLELQAEKFNDIEVLEAFRESQNRVATMAIIHEELYRSKNNETLDFSAYLQKLTADLFHSYTIRKGDVNMQLDIEEIFLGMDTAIPLGIIINELVSNSLKHAFPSGRKGEVCIKLCRTEINSENKSISNIINNIGAKSSVDKNIQYTLVVSDNGLGFPENVDFRNTSSLGLQLVNILVEQLEGAVELENSSGTQFKIWFKEPCQSSEKVSSIKGEIQ from the coding sequence TTGCCCGAGAAAAAAAAAGAGGAAGGGGAATTAGAACCCGAAAACTCAATAGAGTTGCACGAAAAAATAATAGAGCCCTTTCCTTCGGGGAACCCTAACCCTTTTCTCAGGGTAGAAAAGAATGGAAAGGTTCTTTATGCCAATAGCGCAGCCTGCTTTCTTCTTGAACACTGGGGAATAAAAGAAGGAGAAGAGCTTCCCCAATCACTGAGGCACGGTGTAAGAAGGATTATTTCACAGAAAACTCCCGAGAACCTTGAAATCAGCACAGGGAATACTACGTATGCTCTAAAGCTTTACCCTCATTCGGAAGATGAGTACGCGGACATCTATGGGTTTGACATAAGTTACAGGGTACGGACTGAAGATCAATTCAGGTCCCAGCATGAAAAACTGGAAAAACTTGTTGAGTTAAGGACCCTTGAGTATGTAGAAGCAAACAAAAAACTTGCACAGGAAGTAACGGAGAGAAAAAAGATTGAAAAAACCCTTCAGAACAATGTAAAGTTTCTTGAGACCCTTCTTGACAATATTCCAAGCCCTGTATTTCAGAGGGACCTGAATGAGATTTATGCAAACTGTAACGAGAGTTTTGCCAGGCAAATCATAGGACTTCCAAAAAAGATGGTAATAGGGGAATCATTTTCTGAGTTTCAGAAGAGAGTTCCAAAAGAGCTGGCTGAGATATATTACAAACATGACAGGGAACTTCTCGATAGTGGAGAAAGCCATTACTACGAGACCAGAGTTATCTGTGCTGATGGTGTAATTAGAGACTTCCTGTTCCATAAAGCCACTTATGAAGATAGTTCCGGAGAGATTGCCGGAATTGTGGGTGTAATGCTGGATATTACCTCGCGCAAAGAAGCTGAAAAATATGTCAGAAAAAGTGAGGAGAGATACAGGATTGCTGCCGAACAGACCGGGCAACTAGTTTATGATTATGAGACAGAATCAAAACAAATTGACTGGGCAGGAGCAATCCCACAGCTTACAGGCTACAGCCCTGAAGAGTTCAGGCAGATCGGCCTGGAAAGCTGGATAGACCACGTCCATCCGGAAGACCGCGAAAGGGTATGGAAAATACATGAAGTGTGTAGGAAAAACGGGGAGAAATACCTTGAAGAATACAGGTTCAGAAGGAAAGACGGAAGCTACTTCCATGTAGAAGATAGCGGCGTGTACCTTAAGGACGACCTTTCCCGGGTTTGTCGGATTGTCGGAGTAATAAAGGATATTACAGAAAGAAAACTCGCTTCGGAAAAACTGCAAGAAAGCGAAGCTCGCTACAGGTCCTTCATGAAAAACTTCAGAGGAATTGCTTTCCAGATGGGACCTGACTTCACCCTGATTCTCATAGACGGCAATATAGAAGAAACTGCAGGATACAGAAGAAAGGACTTCATCTCTGGAAAAGTTGACTGGTACCAGCTTGTTCATCCTGCAGATCTCGAAAAGCTTTTTGAGAATCGGGAGAGATTGGCAAACGACTCCTCACTTATAATAGAGCACGAGTACCGGATAAGGCACAGGGATGGAAAACTAAGGTGGGTCCGTGAGATAATCCAGAATGTTTCCGATCCTGCAGGCAGAAAGAGAATTACGCAGGGTACAGTCTATGATATTAGCAGACAAAAAGAAGCTGAAGAATCTCTTACAAAAATGGAAGAAATCCGTAAAAAAGAAATACATCACCGGATAAAGAATAACCTGCAGGTAATCTCAAGCCTCCTTGAACTTCAGGCAGAAAAGTTCAACGACATAGAGGTTCTCGAAGCTTTCCGTGAGAGTCAGAACCGTGTTGCTACAATGGCAATAATTCATGAGGAGCTGTACAGGTCAAAAAATAACGAAACCCTGGATTTTTCAGCTTATCTTCAGAAACTGACCGCGGACCTGTTCCACTCATACACTATCAGAAAAGGGGATGTCAATATGCAGCTTGACATCGAAGAGATTTTCCTGGGAATGGATACTGCAATTCCCCTCGGGATAATTATCAATGAGCTTGTATCCAATTCTCTGAAACACGCATTTCCATCAGGCCGGAAAGGTGAAGTTTGCATCAAACTCTGCAGAACAGAAATAAATTCTGAGAATAAAAGTATAAGTAATATCATTAATAATATTGGTGCTAAGAGTTCAGTTGATAAAAATATCCAGTACACACTGGTAGTTTCGGACAATGGGTTGGGTTTTCCGGAAAATGTTGATTTCAGGAACACGAGTTCTCTGGGTCTCCAGCTGGTAAATATACTTGTAGAGCAACTGGAAGGTGCGGTTGAACTTGAAAACAGTTCGGGGACTCAGTTCAAAATCTGGTTTAAGGAGCCCTGCCAGTCATCTGAAAAAGTATCCAGTATCAAAGGGGAGATACAATGA
- a CDS encoding elongation factor 1-beta, producing MGDVAAKIKIMPESVDTDLLGLKEKLKTVIPAGAQLHGDIVEEPIAFGLKALILTLLVNDEEGGTEAAEEAFAKVPGVENIQMLELYRI from the coding sequence ATGGGTGATGTTGCAGCAAAAATAAAAATCATGCCAGAAAGCGTTGACACCGACCTTTTAGGGCTGAAAGAGAAGCTCAAAACCGTAATTCCGGCAGGAGCCCAGCTTCACGGGGACATAGTGGAAGAGCCAATAGCCTTTGGATTAAAGGCCCTGATTCTTACGCTGCTCGTTAACGACGAAGAAGGCGGAACCGAAGCCGCAGAAGAAGCTTTTGCAAAAGTTCCGGGTGTCGAGAACATCCAGATGCTGGAACTTTACCGTATCTGA
- a CDS encoding zinc finger domain-containing protein — MSSHNIEYCTSCGIRLVEKGYVKFPCPQCGEEIGRCTSCRQQGNVYTCPKCGFKAP, encoded by the coding sequence ATGTCGTCACATAATATAGAATACTGTACCTCATGTGGAATCCGTCTTGTGGAAAAAGGCTATGTGAAGTTTCCTTGCCCCCAGTGCGGAGAAGAGATCGGAAGATGTACAAGCTGCAGGCAGCAGGGTAACGTATATACCTGTCCTAAATGTGGATTCAAAGCTCCTTGA
- a CDS encoding amino acid kinase family protein gives MKTMRVVIKVGGSLLSEAPELIDRLVKEFGSGTLGTASEKQVSERNLFSILIVPGGGVFADAVRRADERFGLGDDAAHWMAVLGMEQYACYLQDKSRAMGTDSITELPPGVSILFPYRLLKAEDPLPHSWKVTSDTIAAWVAKQTGALFIKATDVDGIFREGKLVREIFTSDFSENFESCIDPFLPGFLQENRMECRIINGKFPERLIQAVYRKPVPCTAVKGNI, from the coding sequence ATGAAAACCATGAGGGTAGTTATCAAAGTAGGGGGAAGCCTGCTCAGCGAAGCTCCAGAGCTTATTGACAGGCTCGTTAAAGAATTTGGCTCCGGAACTTTGGGGACTGCTTCTGAGAAGCAGGTTTCCGAAAGAAATCTGTTTTCCATCCTCATCGTGCCCGGAGGAGGGGTATTTGCAGATGCCGTAAGGAGAGCTGACGAGAGGTTCGGACTTGGAGACGACGCAGCTCACTGGATGGCTGTGCTGGGTATGGAGCAGTACGCATGCTACCTTCAGGACAAAAGCCGTGCGATGGGTACGGATTCAATAACAGAACTGCCTCCCGGCGTTTCGATTCTTTTTCCCTACAGGCTGCTGAAGGCAGAAGACCCTCTGCCCCATTCCTGGAAAGTGACTTCGGACACAATCGCTGCCTGGGTTGCGAAACAAACAGGAGCCCTGTTCATTAAGGCTACGGATGTTGACGGGATTTTCAGGGAAGGAAAACTGGTCCGGGAAATTTTTACCTCCGATTTTTCAGAAAACTTTGAAAGCTGTATCGACCCTTTCCTGCCCGGATTCCTTCAGGAAAACAGAATGGAATGCAGAATTATAAACGGCAAATTTCCGGAAAGGTTAATTCAGGCAGTGTACAGAAAGCCTGTGCCCTGTACGGCGGTAAAGGGGAATATTTAA
- a CDS encoding hydantoinase/oxoprolinase family protein, with translation MHSKIIGLDIGGANTKLASSDGTLVELHYLPLWKNTRLPEVLKEIAQRLKPERVAVVMTGELADCFEDKEQGIRFIKETVDSAFGSERVSYINSQGKFQSEADSLRELAAANWAASARLIGEEIGDCIFVDVGSTTSDIIPIISGEHRAGLTDFERLLRSELVYAGTLRTNLAVLLEKVKLEKGMCRTSSELFATTADAYLILGKIDEDAYTCETADGAGRSKTDAMRRIARLVCADLSEVEDREIYEIAEQVKEKQISVLAEAVLEVAEGNGLKKIASAGLGEFLIKEAAERLGFECISVSGRWGKEISKVFPAYAAARLLDTKKTIN, from the coding sequence ATGCATTCAAAAATTATAGGGCTTGACATTGGAGGGGCGAACACAAAACTTGCTTCCTCGGACGGGACTCTTGTGGAACTTCACTACCTTCCTCTCTGGAAAAACACCAGGCTTCCGGAAGTCTTAAAAGAGATTGCGCAAAGGCTGAAGCCTGAAAGAGTTGCTGTTGTGATGACAGGAGAGCTTGCGGACTGTTTTGAAGACAAAGAGCAGGGCATTCGCTTCATAAAAGAGACTGTTGATTCTGCTTTCGGCTCCGAAAGGGTCTCGTATATAAACAGCCAGGGAAAGTTCCAGAGTGAAGCTGATTCCCTGAGGGAGCTTGCTGCCGCGAACTGGGCAGCCTCAGCCAGGCTGATAGGAGAAGAGATAGGAGACTGCATTTTTGTTGATGTTGGCAGTACCACAAGTGATATTATTCCGATCATATCAGGGGAGCACAGGGCAGGGCTTACAGACTTTGAACGCCTGCTCAGGAGCGAACTTGTATACGCAGGCACCCTCAGAACAAACCTTGCCGTACTTCTTGAAAAGGTAAAGCTTGAGAAAGGCATGTGCAGGACATCCTCGGAACTCTTTGCAACGACAGCAGATGCTTATCTTATACTAGGGAAAATCGATGAAGATGCGTACACCTGTGAGACTGCCGATGGAGCAGGCAGGAGCAAAACAGATGCCATGCGCAGAATTGCAAGGCTGGTATGTGCAGACCTTTCAGAAGTAGAGGATAGGGAAATATACGAGATCGCAGAACAGGTGAAAGAAAAACAGATCTCAGTCCTGGCTGAGGCAGTCTTAGAAGTTGCGGAAGGAAACGGACTTAAGAAGATTGCATCAGCGGGCCTGGGTGAATTCCTTATAAAGGAAGCGGCAGAAAGACTCGGATTTGAATGCATATCGGTTTCCGGGCGCTGGGGGAAAGAGATCTCAAAGGTCTTTCCGGCATATGCTGCCGCCCGCTTGCTAGACACCAAAAAAACCATTAATTGA
- a CDS encoding ATP-grasp domain-containing protein, whose amino-acid sequence MKILVAEFAVGTDIEKSLIPEGAAMLKTLAESFVRVGHEVHYPSAGTEIGAGMSLKSTAESFRQVVEKEAKKCDAGLVIAPDGMLPELNRILEENTVNLGCSPESAACCADKILCTKILEKAGINAPELAEKAEKGKKYVIKPRFGCGAEATYLVTEFEKTEEFIASEYIEGEHLSVSLIAGKKPLPLTVNRQFIEFEEKKDRAGENPEKNGVSGIKYNGSLTPYQTPRAEELYETAISAVKCLDCFGYVGVDIVLSELPYVVDVNPRPTASLFGISRVMKEEIGDLLLKNRFGELPDSVKIEGEYNFSKDMLGELFGRKSTTRH is encoded by the coding sequence ATGAAAATCCTGGTTGCAGAATTCGCTGTCGGCACGGATATCGAAAAGTCCCTGATCCCGGAAGGGGCAGCTATGCTAAAAACACTTGCAGAAAGTTTTGTTCGTGTGGGGCATGAGGTGCATTACCCATCTGCAGGTACAGAAATCGGTGCAGGCATGTCATTAAAATCCACGGCTGAAAGCTTCAGGCAGGTAGTCGAAAAGGAGGCGAAGAAGTGTGACGCCGGACTGGTTATTGCTCCTGACGGGATGCTTCCCGAACTGAACCGGATCCTTGAAGAAAACACCGTAAATCTGGGGTGCTCGCCTGAATCGGCAGCCTGCTGTGCAGATAAAATCCTGTGCACAAAAATCCTGGAAAAGGCCGGGATCAATGCTCCTGAACTTGCGGAAAAAGCTGAAAAGGGCAAAAAGTATGTCATAAAACCAAGATTCGGATGCGGGGCAGAGGCAACATATCTTGTTACGGAATTTGAAAAAACAGAAGAATTCATTGCAAGTGAATATATTGAAGGAGAACATTTGAGCGTAAGCCTTATTGCAGGAAAAAAGCCGCTTCCACTTACGGTAAACCGCCAGTTCATCGAGTTTGAAGAGAAAAAAGACAGGGCAGGAGAAAATCCCGAGAAAAATGGAGTTTCGGGCATAAAATACAACGGCAGCCTGACTCCTTACCAGACTCCAAGGGCAGAGGAACTCTATGAGACTGCGATCTCTGCTGTAAAATGTCTGGATTGTTTTGGATATGTGGGTGTGGACATCGTACTTTCTGAGCTTCCGTATGTCGTAGATGTAAATCCAAGACCTACAGCCTCATTATTCGGAATTAGCAGAGTCATGAAGGAGGAAATAGGTGATCTTCTTCTTAAGAATAGATTCGGAGAACTCCCTGATTCAGTAAAAATCGAAGGGGAATATAACTTCTCAAAAGATATGCTTGGCGAGCTTTTCGGAAGGAAGTCAACTACCCGCCACTGA
- a CDS encoding DMT family transporter, protein MESRDIKANAQVIAASVIYGFAGIFFLYIKNMAAGPVVFFQLLFGFLALAVYLAATGQLSRIRLRGKRKALLLLGAWQVGVMLSYYTAVNFTNVSMSVLLLYTAPLYVLLVAPVLLKEKISTKNLAALALSLTGVVVVVGPESLISAPTGSGYLYGVLMGLFSGLFYACIIMTSRYLRDEYSGLEQLFFSTGVTLVILFPFMLQISSAALLENLPVLLFLGVMITSLGSILYFTGLEHVKAQNASIISLLEPVSAIFFAYLILNDPVSRATQLGCVLILASSLLMSFENESKI, encoded by the coding sequence ATGGAGTCCAGAGACATAAAAGCAAATGCTCAGGTCATTGCCGCATCCGTCATCTATGGGTTTGCAGGCATCTTTTTCCTGTACATAAAAAACATGGCTGCAGGCCCGGTTGTTTTTTTCCAGCTCCTTTTCGGTTTTCTTGCTCTTGCAGTTTATCTGGCAGCCACAGGACAGCTCTCCAGGATAAGGCTGAGAGGAAAAAGAAAAGCCTTGCTGCTTCTTGGAGCCTGGCAAGTCGGAGTCATGCTTTCCTATTATACGGCTGTGAACTTTACGAACGTCTCGATGTCTGTGCTTTTGCTTTATACGGCTCCTCTTTATGTCCTGCTGGTTGCCCCTGTTCTCCTTAAAGAAAAAATCAGCACAAAAAACCTTGCTGCTCTTGCGCTCTCCCTTACAGGTGTGGTAGTTGTTGTGGGTCCTGAGAGTCTTATTTCCGCCCCAACAGGATCAGGATATCTCTACGGCGTGCTGATGGGACTTTTTTCAGGTTTATTCTATGCCTGTATAATTATGACCTCCCGCTACCTCAGAGACGAATACTCAGGCCTGGAACAGCTTTTCTTCTCAACAGGCGTGACTCTTGTGATCCTTTTTCCTTTTATGCTGCAGATCTCTTCCGCAGCCCTGCTTGAGAACCTGCCCGTCCTTCTCTTCCTCGGGGTAATGATAACCTCCCTCGGCTCCATTCTCTATTTCACAGGGCTTGAGCACGTAAAAGCCCAGAATGCGAGCATAATTTCCCTGCTTGAGCCCGTAAGTGCTATCTTTTTTGCATATCTGATCTTAAACGACCCGGTATCCAGAGCTACCCAGCTCGGATGTGTTCTTATTCTTGCAAGCTCTCTCCTTATGAGCTTTGAAAATGAAAGCAAAATCTGA